From a region of the Corallococcus coralloides DSM 2259 genome:
- a CDS encoding DUF6982 domain-containing protein produces MSDTRAAMREFRFLDEKRKLGSLSAVEEARWVELRGLLGIQDAADTAAAAQAWAQPEQQPQGYYGEDGQWYAYPAGYDPNAQGYYGEDGQWYAYPAGYDPNAQGYYGEDGQWYAYPAGYDPNAAAYDPNAAAYDPNAAAAWAQQGYDPNAAYDPNAAAGYAAPVDPQAYAPQAPSEPDSLNLSTDDIDIPSLSEPAPWMPQAPVATSPAAAAEPWGTSAEEDFSGLSTETPPPVEAAAPEPSLEDSFADLSMEVESEAQAPAASGLDPMAEALASAEHAVGEAELLEAEPVAEAVMAEDLSPVDAAWDAAPLAVESEESRANALDSAPLAVEPTAPAEGAASEWDWSDVATAEPAAPVEAAVQETQAAATETAEAWGTDAAPVAGAPEQGGEIALGAGDVAEAWTDGAAATEVPAEEIALDAGDVATDWQPETASAGTWQSGGAATGTTEVEAAWQATAEAEEIPLSTSDVATDWQADGETPAADAIALGTNDVATDWQAAAETPAEEVAVATDWQTGGEAGADAIALGTNDVATDWQADGEAADAVALSTNDVATDWQADGEAPAADTVALSTNDVATDWQADGEAADAVALSTNEVATDWQADPSASPEGAGEIALGAEDVATDWQAGATEAPAEEIALGTSDVATDWQADTAASTDASALAAGNAVTEWTADSAVATGTPSEEIALDSSEVATDWQSGSATSEQASSEEIALGASDVATEWQADNTAPVQASAEEITLGTDDVATEWQAGAETPAEEIALDANDVAHEGAAEGSVGGAASAVAAGVEAQTFDVADLGAEEEQQLTPPPSPFANESGIPSLRIRSIPVGPDIEADTVELGSDDVEPAAEVAPASEQWSELSGSADDAVPLATAAESLAEAQSTEASAWDTSGQDAQAWSAEGEPSDATTTVGLQDASAAIELQPEWAADAVEPAAPIELQPEWAAEEATAPVAAQSEWAAAEEAPIEAQPEWATEEAAPSTAQAEWGTAEAAPLEAQPEWTAAEGTSTVPTQPQWGTAEAAPIEAQPEWATTEATAPVVAAQSEWTTEEAAPVAAQPEWATEEAAPIEAQPEWATEETAPVSAQSEWATTDATPAAAQPEWATTDSTTEAAPIEAQPEWATEEGAAPVAAQPEWATTEAATQTAPQSEWSATEEAAPIEAQPEWATEEAAPVATQSDWATEEAAAPVAAQPEWAAGEAAPVSAQPEWATEEAAAPVAAQSEWAAEEAPIEAQPEWATEEAAPIEAQPEWATTEATAPVASQPEWATTEAAEPVAAQSEWATEEAAPIEAQPEWATTEATAPGASQSEWATEEAAPIEAQPEWATTEATAPVASQPEWATEEAAPVTAQPEWATEEAAPIEAQPEWATTEATAPVAAQSEWASTEAAPVAAQPEWAAAEEAPIEAQPEWATEEAAPVAAQPEWAAAEEAPIEAQPEWATTEAATPVVAQPEWATEEAAPIEAQPEWATTEAAETVAAQPEWAAAEEAPIEAQPEWATTEAATPVAAQPEWATEEAAPIEAQPEWATTEASAPVAAQPEWAAAEEAPIEAQPEWAATEAVTPGADQPWAATDASAQSEWAATEDSSASSAWAQPSTDAQQPWDAPVEEAAPEWNAAPATPEWGAPEAPAARSAWAAPQEAQPEWMADAAPAASTWQAPPAPAAGWEEPVAEEEVSLTDITAPTPSAGWEEPAVDVDTELDATPALDVEEVDSEPVADIELVEEVPALPVAAIPPPPPPAPALSLSAAPALPVARLTPAAPTSPTLRSPAPVAANHLRPTDDSLFEAPVAGFASAANSFVEGEHRVIIHTVEGQVKRGTIRDADLLEDTISLEQQSGFAPERIPGKRVKAIFFMLAAGARQPQAEGSKIRVTFNDGRQVAGFSQDFKGPTPGFFVIPADTRTNTARIFIYRASVQAVAEG; encoded by the coding sequence ATGTCCGATACGCGCGCCGCGATGAGAGAGTTCCGCTTCCTGGATGAGAAGCGGAAGCTGGGAAGCCTGTCCGCTGTCGAGGAGGCTCGCTGGGTCGAGTTGCGCGGCCTGTTGGGCATCCAGGACGCGGCGGACACCGCGGCGGCGGCCCAGGCGTGGGCCCAGCCCGAGCAGCAGCCCCAGGGGTACTACGGCGAGGATGGCCAGTGGTACGCCTACCCCGCCGGCTACGACCCCAACGCCCAGGGCTACTACGGCGAGGATGGCCAGTGGTACGCCTACCCCGCCGGCTACGACCCCAACGCCCAGGGCTACTACGGCGAGGATGGCCAGTGGTACGCCTACCCCGCCGGCTACGACCCGAACGCGGCGGCGTATGATCCGAACGCCGCGGCCTATGATCCGAACGCGGCGGCGGCCTGGGCGCAGCAGGGTTACGACCCGAACGCGGCGTATGACCCGAACGCGGCGGCGGGCTACGCGGCCCCGGTGGATCCGCAGGCCTATGCCCCGCAGGCGCCCTCCGAACCGGACAGCCTGAACCTCAGCACGGACGACATCGACATCCCCTCGCTGAGTGAACCCGCGCCGTGGATGCCGCAGGCGCCCGTGGCGACCTCGCCTGCCGCGGCGGCGGAGCCGTGGGGCACGAGCGCCGAGGAGGACTTCTCCGGGCTGTCGACGGAGACGCCGCCCCCGGTGGAGGCCGCCGCGCCGGAGCCCTCGCTGGAGGATTCGTTCGCGGACCTGTCGATGGAGGTCGAGTCGGAGGCCCAGGCCCCGGCGGCGTCCGGGCTGGATCCGATGGCGGAGGCGCTGGCCTCCGCGGAGCACGCGGTCGGAGAGGCGGAGTTGCTGGAGGCCGAGCCCGTCGCCGAGGCGGTGATGGCCGAGGACCTGTCGCCCGTGGACGCGGCGTGGGACGCGGCGCCGCTGGCGGTGGAGTCCGAGGAGTCGCGGGCCAACGCGCTCGATTCCGCGCCGCTCGCGGTGGAGCCGACGGCGCCGGCGGAAGGCGCGGCCTCGGAGTGGGACTGGAGCGACGTCGCGACGGCGGAGCCCGCCGCGCCGGTGGAAGCCGCCGTGCAGGAGACGCAGGCCGCTGCCACGGAGACGGCGGAGGCGTGGGGGACGGATGCGGCCCCTGTCGCTGGAGCGCCGGAGCAAGGTGGAGAGATCGCGCTCGGCGCGGGTGACGTCGCGGAGGCGTGGACCGACGGCGCCGCAGCCACGGAAGTGCCCGCGGAGGAGATCGCCCTGGACGCGGGCGACGTCGCCACGGACTGGCAGCCGGAGACGGCCAGCGCGGGAACCTGGCAGTCCGGTGGAGCGGCCACCGGCACGACCGAGGTCGAGGCTGCGTGGCAGGCGACCGCGGAGGCGGAGGAGATCCCGCTCAGCACGAGCGACGTCGCCACGGACTGGCAGGCGGATGGCGAGACTCCGGCGGCCGATGCGATTGCGCTCGGCACGAACGACGTCGCCACGGACTGGCAGGCCGCTGCTGAGACTCCGGCGGAGGAGGTCGCGGTCGCCACGGATTGGCAGACCGGTGGCGAGGCTGGGGCCGATGCGATTGCGCTCGGCACGAACGACGTCGCCACGGACTGGCAGGCAGATGGCGAGGCTGCGGACGCGGTCGCGCTGAGCACCAACGACGTCGCCACGGACTGGCAGGCAGATGGCGAGGCTCCGGCTGCGGACACGGTCGCGCTGAGCACGAACGACGTCGCCACGGACTGGCAGGCAGATGGCGAGGCTGCGGACGCGGTCGCGCTGAGCACCAACGAGGTCGCCACGGATTGGCAGGCCGATCCGAGTGCTTCACCGGAAGGCGCGGGGGAGATTGCTCTCGGTGCCGAGGATGTCGCCACGGATTGGCAGGCTGGCGCGACGGAAGCGCCTGCCGAGGAGATCGCACTCGGCACGAGCGATGTCGCCACGGACTGGCAGGCCGACACGGCCGCATCCACCGACGCGAGCGCACTGGCCGCCGGCAATGCGGTGACGGAGTGGACGGCTGACAGCGCCGTCGCCACCGGGACGCCCTCCGAGGAGATCGCGCTCGATTCGAGCGAGGTCGCCACGGATTGGCAGTCGGGCAGCGCTACGTCGGAGCAGGCCTCCAGCGAGGAGATTGCGCTCGGCGCGAGTGATGTCGCGACGGAGTGGCAGGCCGACAACACGGCTCCGGTGCAGGCCTCCGCCGAAGAGATCACGCTCGGCACGGATGACGTCGCGACGGAGTGGCAGGCTGGCGCGGAGACGCCCGCCGAGGAGATCGCACTCGACGCGAACGATGTCGCCCACGAAGGCGCCGCGGAGGGTTCCGTTGGCGGTGCTGCTTCGGCGGTCGCGGCCGGTGTGGAGGCGCAGACCTTCGACGTGGCAGACCTGGGCGCCGAAGAGGAGCAGCAGCTCACTCCGCCGCCCTCCCCGTTCGCGAATGAGTCGGGCATTCCGTCGCTGCGGATCCGCAGCATCCCGGTCGGCCCGGACATCGAAGCCGACACGGTGGAGCTCGGCTCGGACGATGTCGAGCCCGCGGCCGAAGTGGCCCCTGCATCGGAACAGTGGAGCGAGCTGAGCGGCAGTGCCGACGACGCCGTGCCGCTGGCCACCGCCGCCGAGTCGCTCGCCGAAGCGCAGTCCACCGAGGCTTCGGCGTGGGACACCTCGGGTCAGGATGCGCAGGCGTGGTCCGCCGAGGGCGAGCCCTCGGACGCCACCACCACCGTGGGCCTGCAGGACGCGTCCGCCGCCATCGAGCTCCAGCCCGAGTGGGCCGCCGATGCCGTGGAGCCCGCCGCCCCCATCGAGCTCCAGCCCGAGTGGGCCGCCGAGGAAGCCACCGCGCCTGTCGCCGCGCAGTCGGAGTGGGCTGCCGCCGAAGAAGCCCCCATCGAAGCGCAGCCCGAGTGGGCCACGGAAGAAGCCGCGCCCAGCACCGCGCAGGCCGAATGGGGCACGGCGGAGGCAGCGCCGCTCGAGGCCCAGCCGGAATGGACCGCCGCTGAAGGCACCTCCACCGTTCCCACGCAGCCGCAGTGGGGAACCGCCGAGGCCGCGCCCATCGAAGCGCAGCCCGAGTGGGCCACGACGGAAGCCACCGCGCCCGTCGTCGCCGCGCAGTCCGAGTGGACGACCGAAGAGGCCGCACCGGTCGCCGCACAGCCCGAGTGGGCCACGGAAGAAGCTGCTCCGATCGAGGCGCAGCCCGAGTGGGCCACGGAAGAGACCGCGCCTGTTTCAGCGCAGTCCGAGTGGGCCACCACGGACGCGACGCCTGCCGCCGCGCAGCCGGAGTGGGCGACGACCGACAGCACCACGGAGGCCGCGCCGATCGAGGCCCAGCCTGAGTGGGCCACGGAAGAAGGCGCCGCGCCCGTCGCCGCGCAGCCCGAGTGGGCCACGACGGAAGCCGCCACGCAGACGGCACCGCAGTCGGAGTGGTCCGCGACCGAAGAGGCAGCGCCCATCGAAGCGCAGCCCGAGTGGGCCACCGAGGAAGCCGCGCCCGTCGCGACGCAGTCTGATTGGGCCACGGAAGAAGCCGCCGCGCCTGTCGCTGCTCAGCCGGAGTGGGCCGCCGGAGAGGCCGCACCTGTCTCGGCGCAGCCTGAATGGGCCACCGAGGAAGCCGCCGCGCCCGTCGCTGCACAGTCCGAATGGGCCGCCGAAGAGGCCCCCATCGAAGCGCAGCCCGAGTGGGCCACCGAGGAAGCCGCGCCCATCGAAGCGCAGCCCGAGTGGGCCACGACGGAAGCCACCGCGCCTGTTGCCTCGCAGCCCGAGTGGGCCACCACGGAAGCCGCTGAGCCTGTTGCCGCACAGTCGGAGTGGGCCACGGAAGAAGCCGCGCCCATCGAAGCACAGCCCGAGTGGGCCACGACAGAAGCCACCGCGCCTGGTGCCTCGCAGTCGGAGTGGGCCACGGAAGAAGCCGCGCCCATCGAGGCACAGCCCGAGTGGGCCACCACGGAAGCCACCGCGCCTGTTGCCTCGCAGCCCGAGTGGGCCACTGAGGAAGCCGCGCCCGTCACCGCGCAGCCCGAATGGGCCACGGAAGAAGCCGCGCCCATTGAAGCGCAGCCCGAGTGGGCGACCACGGAAGCCACTGCGCCTGTTGCCGCGCAGTCGGAGTGGGCCTCGACGGAAGCCGCGCCCGTCGCCGCGCAACCTGAATGGGCCGCGGCCGAAGAAGCCCCCATTGAGGCTCAGCCCGAGTGGGCCACCGAGGAAGCTGCCCCCGTCGCCGCACAGCCTGAGTGGGCCGCGGCGGAGGAGGCCCCGATCGAAGCTCAGCCGGAGTGGGCCACGACGGAAGCCGCCACGCCCGTCGTCGCGCAGCCTGAATGGGCCACCGAGGAAGCCGCGCCCATCGAAGCGCAGCCCGAGTGGGCGACCACGGAAGCCGCTGAGACTGTTGCCGCGCAGCCTGAATGGGCCGCCGCTGAAGAGGCTCCGATCGAAGCTCAGCCTGAGTGGGCGACCACGGAAGCCGCCACGCCCGTCGCTGCTCAGCCCGAATGGGCCACGGAAGAAGCCGCGCCCATCGAAGCGCAGCCTGAATGGGCCACGACGGAAGCCTCCGCGCCCGTCGCCGCGCAGCCCGAGTGGGCCGCCGCCGAAGAAGCTCCCATCGAAGCGCAGCCCGAATGGGCGGCCACGGAGGCCGTGACCCCGGGCGCGGATCAGCCGTGGGCCGCCACGGACGCTTCCGCTCAGTCGGAGTGGGCCGCCACCGAGGACTCCTCCGCGAGCTCCGCCTGGGCCCAGCCGTCCACCGACGCCCAGCAGCCCTGGGACGCCCCGGTCGAAGAAGCCGCCCCGGAGTGGAACGCCGCTCCCGCCACGCCGGAATGGGGCGCCCCTGAAGCCCCTGCCGCGCGCTCCGCCTGGGCCGCGCCCCAGGAGGCCCAGCCCGAGTGGATGGCCGACGCAGCCCCCGCGGCGTCCACCTGGCAGGCCCCCCCGGCCCCCGCCGCCGGTTGGGAAGAGCCCGTCGCCGAGGAAGAGGTCTCCCTCACCGACATCACCGCCCCCACCCCGTCCGCCGGTTGGGAAGAGCCCGCCGTGGACGTGGACACGGAGCTCGACGCCACGCCCGCCCTCGACGTCGAGGAGGTGGACTCCGAGCCCGTGGCCGACATCGAGCTCGTCGAGGAGGTCCCCGCCCTGCCCGTCGCGGCCATCCCTCCGCCTCCGCCGCCCGCGCCGGCCCTGTCCCTCTCCGCCGCGCCCGCCCTGCCCGTGGCCCGGCTGACGCCCGCCGCCCCCACGAGCCCCACCCTCCGGAGCCCGGCGCCCGTGGCCGCCAACCACCTGCGCCCCACGGACGACTCGCTCTTCGAAGCGCCGGTGGCCGGCTTCGCGTCCGCCGCCAACTCCTTCGTGGAAGGCGAACACCGCGTCATCATCCACACCGTCGAAGGACAGGTGAAGCGCGGCACCATCCGCGACGCGGACCTCCTGGAGGACACCATCTCCCTGGAGCAGCAGAGCGGCTTCGCCCCGGAGCGCATCCCCGGCAAGCGCGTGAAGGCCATCTTCTTCATGCTCGCCGCGGGCGCGCGTCAGCCGCAGGCGGAGGGCTCGAAGATCCGCGTCACCTTCAACGACGGCCGCCAGGTGGCCGGCTTCTCCCAGGACTTCAAGGGCCCCACCCCGGGCTTCTTCGTCATCCCCGCCGACACCCGCACCAACACCGCGCGCATCTTCATCTACCGCGCCAGCGTGCAGGCCGTCGCCGAGGGCTGA
- a CDS encoding YceI family protein has product MKMSLKSAITLLAVAAPSFAFASAWEIDSSHSSAQFAVKHMMVSNVRGTFSNVKGNVNLDDKDITKSTIEATLDATTINTNEPKRDEHLKSPDFFDVAKFPTITFKSTKVAKAGKDKLNVTGDLTMHGVTKPVTLAVEGPTPETKDAWGNVRRGAVATTKIKRSDFGLTWNKALEAGGVAVGDEVTITLDLETTKKPDAASAPAATDKK; this is encoded by the coding sequence ATGAAGATGTCGCTCAAGTCCGCCATCACGCTGCTCGCCGTCGCCGCCCCGTCGTTTGCCTTCGCGTCCGCGTGGGAGATCGACTCGTCGCACTCCAGCGCGCAGTTCGCCGTGAAGCACATGATGGTGTCCAACGTGCGTGGCACGTTCAGCAACGTGAAGGGCAACGTCAACCTGGATGACAAGGACATCACCAAGTCCACCATCGAGGCGACCCTCGACGCGACCACCATCAACACCAACGAGCCCAAGCGCGACGAGCACCTGAAGAGCCCGGACTTCTTCGACGTGGCGAAGTTCCCGACCATCACCTTCAAGTCCACGAAGGTGGCGAAGGCCGGCAAGGACAAGCTGAACGTCACGGGCGACCTGACGATGCACGGCGTGACCAAGCCCGTGACGCTGGCCGTGGAAGGCCCGACGCCGGAGACGAAGGACGCCTGGGGCAACGTGCGCCGCGGCGCCGTGGCGACCACGAAGATCAAGCGCAGCGACTTCGGCCTGACCTGGAACAAGGCGCTGGAGGCCGGCGGCGTGGCGGTGGGTGACGAGGTGACCATCACCCTGGACCTGGAGACCACGAAGAAGCCGGACGCGGCGTCGGCCCCGGCGGCCACGGACAAGAAGTAG
- a CDS encoding dioxygenase — protein sequence MPTGVDRREVLQGVAAAGVAGVMGPGPSAARQVAPALFVSHGSPMTALDADEYPQALKRFGDGAGAVKALVVVSAHWETDARVHVTAMAAPPLVYDFYGFPEEMYRLRYAPPGAPSLAQDVVARLSSAGVPAVADGERGLDHGVWVPLRHAFPEARVPVLQVALPADATPAQVARMGEALRPLRSEGVLLMGSGGVVHNLRRVNFRNKLASAEPWAAEFDAWVAGKLAARDFLGLQSWMDAPNARVAHPSVEHWLPIYFVLGAALPEDRITPVFEGFHHGTLSMRSFALRA from the coding sequence ATGCCAACCGGGGTGGACAGACGCGAGGTGCTGCAGGGCGTGGCGGCCGCCGGGGTGGCGGGAGTGATGGGGCCGGGTCCCTCGGCCGCCCGGCAGGTGGCGCCGGCGCTGTTCGTGTCGCACGGCTCGCCCATGACGGCGCTGGACGCGGACGAGTATCCCCAGGCGCTCAAGCGCTTCGGTGACGGCGCGGGCGCGGTGAAGGCGCTGGTGGTGGTGTCCGCGCACTGGGAGACGGACGCGCGTGTGCACGTCACGGCGATGGCCGCGCCGCCGCTCGTCTACGACTTCTACGGCTTCCCTGAAGAAATGTACCGGCTGCGGTACGCGCCGCCCGGCGCTCCTTCGCTGGCGCAGGACGTGGTGGCGCGGCTGTCCTCGGCGGGCGTGCCCGCGGTGGCGGACGGCGAGCGTGGCCTGGACCACGGCGTCTGGGTGCCCCTGCGGCATGCGTTCCCGGAGGCGCGCGTGCCTGTGTTGCAGGTGGCGCTGCCCGCGGACGCGACGCCCGCGCAGGTGGCGCGCATGGGCGAGGCGCTGCGTCCTTTGCGCTCCGAAGGTGTGCTGCTCATGGGCAGCGGCGGGGTGGTGCACAACCTTCGCCGGGTGAATTTCCGAAACAAGCTGGCGTCCGCTGAGCCATGGGCCGCCGAGTTCGACGCGTGGGTCGCCGGAAAACTTGCCGCACGAGACTTCCTCGGGCTTCAGTCATGGATGGACGCACCGAATGCGCGGGTCGCGCATCCATCCGTCGAGCATTGGTTGCCGATTTATTTCGTCCTCGGAGCTGCCCTCCCCGAGGACCGCATCACCCCCGTGTTCGAGGGCTTCCATCACGGAACCTTGTCCATGCGCAGCTTCGCGCTGCGCGCCTGA
- a CDS encoding sigma-54-dependent Fis family transcriptional regulator codes for MAGLEGLDLKELLAFEPKGGVIRFAGQRALLMDPVTLGLLRKELIGMLGMTAARGIFTRLGYAHGWRTAEAMKTAVPWKDEAEWRRSGGRLHTLMGQVRVERIERTAQDGPEPFAEAQWSDSYEAEQHLLHLGQAEEPVCWSLTGFASGYLSYCNGKQIYCAELKCVGKGDAFCHIVGRPEAEWSTECTEFLRFYETQCMEGVLGQVTEALRQAERKLRAKRQSLARVSGVTEDPTGMVARSEAMQRVLNLARRSAKVDTTVLVTGESGVGKERIARLIHDESGRSHKAFIAVNCAAVTESLLESELFGHAKGAFTGATHDRPGLFEAAHGGTLFLDEVGEVPPAMQAKLLRALQEREVRRVGENTSRKVDVRVVAATNRELSEEVRLGRFRQDLFYRLRVIELRIPPLRERREDILPLARLLLAETGERLGRRVNGLSPDAADQLLRYPWPGNVRELGNAVERAVALCEGPRLERDDLPEEVRAAPPSLVPSGNPRRLEDMEKEYILAVLAQNGGNRSRTAEQLDIGVATLYRKLKQYGHPEAAH; via the coding sequence GTGGCGGGTCTGGAAGGTTTGGACTTGAAGGAGCTCCTGGCGTTCGAGCCGAAGGGCGGAGTCATCCGCTTCGCCGGCCAGCGGGCGCTGTTGATGGACCCGGTGACGCTGGGGCTCCTGCGCAAGGAGCTCATCGGGATGCTGGGGATGACGGCCGCGCGCGGCATCTTCACGCGGCTGGGCTACGCGCACGGCTGGCGCACGGCGGAGGCGATGAAGACCGCGGTGCCGTGGAAGGACGAAGCGGAGTGGCGCCGCTCGGGCGGCCGGCTGCACACGCTGATGGGCCAGGTGCGCGTGGAGCGCATCGAGCGCACGGCCCAGGACGGCCCGGAGCCCTTCGCGGAAGCGCAGTGGAGCGACTCCTATGAGGCCGAGCAGCACCTGCTCCACCTGGGCCAGGCGGAGGAGCCCGTGTGCTGGAGCCTCACCGGCTTCGCGTCCGGCTACCTGAGCTACTGCAACGGCAAGCAGATTTACTGCGCGGAGCTCAAGTGCGTGGGCAAGGGCGACGCGTTCTGCCACATCGTGGGCCGCCCGGAGGCGGAGTGGAGCACCGAGTGCACGGAGTTCCTGCGCTTCTATGAGACGCAGTGCATGGAGGGCGTGCTCGGGCAGGTGACGGAAGCCCTGCGGCAGGCGGAGCGCAAGCTGCGCGCGAAGCGCCAGTCGCTGGCGCGCGTGTCCGGCGTGACGGAGGACCCCACGGGCATGGTGGCCCGCTCGGAGGCCATGCAGCGCGTGCTCAACCTGGCGCGGCGCTCAGCCAAGGTGGACACCACGGTGCTCGTCACCGGCGAGAGCGGCGTGGGCAAGGAGCGCATCGCCCGGCTCATCCATGACGAGTCCGGCCGCTCGCACAAGGCCTTCATCGCCGTGAACTGCGCCGCGGTGACGGAGAGCCTCCTGGAGAGCGAGCTGTTCGGCCACGCGAAGGGCGCCTTCACCGGCGCCACGCACGACCGGCCCGGCCTCTTCGAGGCGGCGCACGGAGGCACCCTCTTCCTGGACGAAGTGGGCGAAGTGCCTCCCGCCATGCAGGCCAAGCTGCTGCGCGCCCTCCAGGAGAGAGAAGTGCGCCGCGTGGGAGAGAACACCAGCCGCAAGGTGGACGTGCGCGTGGTGGCCGCCACCAACCGCGAGCTGTCCGAGGAGGTCCGCCTGGGCCGCTTCCGCCAGGACCTCTTCTACCGGCTGCGCGTCATCGAGCTGCGCATCCCGCCCCTGCGCGAGCGCCGCGAGGACATCCTGCCCCTGGCGCGCCTGCTGCTGGCGGAGACCGGCGAGAGGCTGGGCCGCCGCGTGAATGGCCTGTCCCCGGACGCGGCGGATCAGCTGCTGCGCTACCCCTGGCCGGGCAACGTGCGCGAATTGGGCAACGCCGTCGAGCGCGCGGTGGCGCTATGCGAAGGCCCGCGCCTGGAGCGCGACGATTTGCCGGAAGAGGTGCGCGCCGCGCCGCCCAGCCTGGTCCCCAGCGGCAACCCGCGCCGGCTGGAGGACATGGAGAAGGAGTACATCCTCGCGGTGCTGGCGCAGAACGGCGGCAACCGCTCACGCACCGCGGAGCAGTTGGACATCGGGGTGGCCACGCTCTACCGGAAGCTCAAGCAGTACGGCCACCCGGAAGCCGCGCACTGA
- a CDS encoding rhomboid family intramembrane serine protease, translating into MAAKLAIAFVGISALFLATSRGQGGLLLLNPADVILRFRVWELVTYAFVATGPLGILFGGLIIWSIGGFLESTWGGKRLLLVAVGIPFVAGLITTALALVMPMSVYAGGSVMTAVMWVAYGLVIGKGQTNFWGIPLTGNWFAAIGAGFTVLNMLTAGSWRAVAPEIFGLVLVFVYVRGASPKRLMLQLQHWRLQRQLRDRSKHLRVVDRNRPPDRDQYLN; encoded by the coding sequence ATGGCCGCCAAGTTGGCGATTGCGTTCGTGGGCATCTCCGCCCTGTTCCTGGCGACCTCACGCGGGCAGGGCGGGCTGCTGCTGCTCAACCCGGCGGACGTGATTCTGCGCTTCCGCGTCTGGGAGCTCGTCACCTACGCCTTCGTGGCCACGGGCCCGCTGGGCATCCTCTTCGGCGGCCTCATCATCTGGTCCATCGGTGGCTTCCTGGAGTCCACCTGGGGCGGCAAGCGGCTGTTGCTGGTCGCGGTGGGCATCCCGTTCGTCGCGGGCCTCATCACCACGGCGCTGGCCCTGGTGATGCCCATGAGCGTCTACGCGGGCGGCTCCGTGATGACGGCGGTGATGTGGGTGGCCTACGGGCTCGTCATCGGCAAGGGGCAGACGAACTTCTGGGGCATCCCGCTGACGGGCAACTGGTTCGCGGCCATTGGCGCGGGCTTCACGGTGCTGAACATGCTGACCGCGGGCTCCTGGCGCGCGGTGGCGCCGGAGATCTTCGGCCTGGTGCTGGTGTTCGTGTACGTGCGCGGCGCGAGCCCCAAGCGGCTGATGCTCCAGCTGCAGCACTGGCGCCTGCAGCGGCAGCTGCGCGACCGCTCCAAGCACCTGCGCGTGGTGGACCGCAACCGCCCGCCGGACCGCGACCAGTACCTCAACTGA
- a CDS encoding acetyl-CoA C-acetyltransferase — MKSVSKNEEIYFLSGKRTPFGTYGGSLKDLSATDLAVESAKAALAQAGVSPELIEHVVYGNVVQTSSDAIYLPRHVGLRTGVPVPVPALGVNRLCGSGFQAFVTAAEMMLTGGAEAVLAGGTESMSQAPHVIRGARWGLPLGKGGLEDMLWTALTDSYTGNAMALTAEQLAVDYSISQDDVDQYAVLTQKRFAAAQEAGRLADEIAPVTLKGKKGDTVVSKDEHNRPETTVEGLRKLPKVFKKDGVVHAGAASGICDGAGSMVMATRGFVEKHGLKPMARLVNWGIAGCDPRIMGIGPAPAIRNLLKRADAKLTDVDLFEVNEAFAPQYLAVEKDLGLPRDATNVNGGAIAVGHPLGASGARITMSLAYELKRRGARYGIGSACIGGGQGIAVLVEAL, encoded by the coding sequence ATGAAGAGCGTGTCCAAGAACGAAGAAATCTACTTCCTGTCCGGCAAGCGCACCCCGTTTGGTACCTACGGCGGCAGCCTCAAGGACCTGAGCGCCACCGACCTGGCCGTGGAGTCCGCGAAGGCGGCCCTGGCCCAGGCGGGCGTCTCCCCGGAGCTCATCGAGCATGTCGTCTACGGCAACGTCGTCCAGACGAGCTCGGACGCCATCTACCTGCCGCGCCATGTGGGACTGCGCACGGGCGTGCCGGTGCCGGTGCCCGCGCTGGGCGTCAACCGGCTGTGCGGCTCCGGCTTCCAGGCCTTCGTCACGGCCGCGGAGATGATGCTGACGGGCGGCGCGGAGGCCGTCCTCGCGGGCGGCACGGAGTCCATGAGCCAGGCGCCCCACGTCATCCGCGGCGCGCGCTGGGGCCTCCCCCTGGGCAAGGGCGGCCTGGAGGACATGCTCTGGACGGCCCTCACGGACAGCTACACGGGCAACGCCATGGCGCTCACCGCCGAGCAGCTGGCGGTGGACTACAGCATCAGCCAGGACGACGTGGACCAGTACGCGGTCCTCACCCAGAAGCGCTTCGCCGCGGCGCAGGAGGCGGGCCGGCTGGCGGATGAAATCGCGCCGGTGACGCTCAAGGGCAAGAAGGGCGACACGGTGGTTTCGAAGGACGAGCACAACCGTCCGGAGACCACGGTGGAGGGGCTGCGCAAGCTGCCCAAGGTGTTCAAGAAGGACGGCGTGGTGCACGCGGGCGCGGCCAGCGGCATCTGCGACGGCGCGGGCTCCATGGTCATGGCCACGCGCGGGTTCGTGGAGAAGCACGGCCTCAAGCCCATGGCGCGGCTCGTCAACTGGGGCATCGCCGGCTGCGACCCGCGCATCATGGGCATTGGCCCCGCGCCGGCCATCCGCAACCTGCTCAAGCGCGCGGACGCGAAGCTGACGGACGTGGACCTCTTCGAGGTCAACGAGGCCTTCGCGCCCCAGTACCTGGCGGTGGAGAAGGACCTGGGCCTGCCACGCGACGCCACCAACGTCAACGGCGGCGCCATCGCCGTGGGCCACCCGCTGGGCGCCTCCGGGGCCCGCATCACCATGTCGCTGGCGTACGAGCTGAAGCGCCGGGGCGCCCGCTATGGTATCGGGTCCGCCTGCATTGGTGGCGGCCAGGGCATCGCCGTGCTGGTCGAGGCGCTCTAG